TTTTTGGCTGGAATGGGCCTTAGAATTGCTAAAATTTAATTCCAGGTGAGGGAATATGACATTTTCTACATATTTCTCAAAACAATTACAACACCAATATAGATTACCAGCACCCCAAAAGCTATTAAATCAACAGCAGTATATTTTAAAGGATACAGTCTTGTCCTGCCTTCCTCTCCCCTGTAACATCTGGCTTCCATTGCAACTGCCAGATCCTCAGCCCTTTTAAATGAACTGATAAATAAGGGAACTAATATGGGAACAAGGTTTTCCAATCGCTCTTTTAAACCTCCTGAATAAAAGTCAACTCCTCTAGAAGATTGAGCTTTAATAATTCTTTCAGTCTCCGAAATAAAGGTTGGTATAAATCTAAGGGCAATGCTTACCATAAGTGCCAGCTCACTTGTAGGAACCTTCACTCTCTTTAGAGGAGACAATAGGTTCTGTAAGCCATCAGTTAGCCTTAGGGGAGGTGTTGTAGCAGTTAATAATACTGAAACCCCAATTAAAAGGATTAGCCTAAAGGCCATAAATACACCCCTGTCCAGGCCTTCTTTTGTAATGCTGATGGGTCCTAGGTAGGCAACTGCATCTCCTGGAGTAAAAAATATATGTATAAAAAATGTAAAGAAAATAATTATAAATATTGGTTTTAAACCCTTAAAAATATATCTAACTGACAATCCAGATAAAACTACTAAAATAGTATACACACCTGTAATCCATAGTAAGATTAAATAGTTATTTATTAAAAATAATGAAATAATAAGTCCTAATCCAAAAATTATTTTAATTCTGGGATCTAATTTATGAACAACTGAGTTACCTGCATAATAGTTTCCAATAGAGATACCCTTAATCATTTTTATTTTTCTCTTTCTTTTTTTGCCAGATGCTAAATATTTCTTTCTCCAGTTCTTCCCATGTTATAATCTTAGAAGTCATGCTCCAACCTCGTTTTTTTAATTCCTTTGAAATATAAAAGGGCTCTGTAGAAGACATTCTAATACTGTTTAGGATATCTATCTGGGTAAAAGCTTCTTGCGGCTTGTGGTCAAGTATAATCTTTCCTTGGTGCATGATTATTACCCTGGTGGCAAATTGGGCAATGTCCTCCAGATCATGGGTAATTTTAATAATTGTTCTCCCCGAATGGTTCAGGTCTTTAATTAATTTCAATATTTCATTCTTTCCCCCTGGATCAAGCCCTGCTGTAGGTTCATCCAGGATGAGTATTTCCGGTTCTGTTATCAAGGTGCATGCCAGGGCGGCCCTTCTTTTTTGACCACCACTGATTTTCATAGGAGACACATCTTTATATACTTCATATGGCAGTCCAACATGACCCATAACCTTTTTAAGTCTAGAGTTGATCTCTTCATGTTTTATTCCCAACTTTTTGGGGCCAAAACAGATATCCCTTTCAATGGTTTCTTCAAATAATTGATCTTCTGGAAATTGAAACAACAGCCCTACCTTTTTTCTGATTTCTTGTAAGCCGTGGCCTTTATAGGCTAGCTGTTGACCGTCTATGAGCACCCTTCCCTGGGTAGGCTTTAGCAGGCCATTAATATGCTGAATTAAGGTGGATTTACCTGAGCCTGTTGGGCCGGTGATGCAAACATACTCTCCTTGATTGATCTCCAGGTTTATATCTTCTATTGCCATTTGTGGAGCATTTGAACTTTGATCATAGGTAAAGCTTACATTTTCAAATCTGATTTGCATAGTTCATCCACCAATTCATTATAGTTGGTTATACCTCTAGATAAAGGTATTCCTTTATTTGCAAGGGCATTTG
The sequence above is drawn from the Desulfitibacter alkalitolerans DSM 16504 genome and encodes:
- a CDS encoding energy-coupling factor transporter transmembrane component T family protein, giving the protein MIKGISIGNYYAGNSVVHKLDPRIKIIFGLGLIISLFLINNYLILLWITGVYTILVVLSGLSVRYIFKGLKPIFIIIFFTFFIHIFFTPGDAVAYLGPISITKEGLDRGVFMAFRLILLIGVSVLLTATTPPLRLTDGLQNLLSPLKRVKVPTSELALMVSIALRFIPTFISETERIIKAQSSRGVDFYSGGLKERLENLVPILVPLFISSFKRAEDLAVAMEARCYRGEEGRTRLYPLKYTAVDLIAFGVLVIYIGVVIVLRNM
- a CDS encoding energy-coupling factor transporter ATPase — its product is MQIRFENVSFTYDQSSNAPQMAIEDINLEINQGEYVCITGPTGSGKSTLIQHINGLLKPTQGRVLIDGQQLAYKGHGLQEIRKKVGLLFQFPEDQLFEETIERDICFGPKKLGIKHEEINSRLKKVMGHVGLPYEVYKDVSPMKISGGQKRRAALACTLITEPEILILDEPTAGLDPGGKNEILKLIKDLNHSGRTIIKITHDLEDIAQFATRVIIMHQGKIILDHKPQEAFTQIDILNSIRMSSTEPFYISKELKKRGWSMTSKIITWEELEKEIFSIWQKKKEKNKND